The nucleotide sequence CACGCCGTAGCAAAAGGTGCCCTGTACCTGGAGCTCTTTGAGCCAGATGGGGCTCCAGTCGACGTTGCGGGGCGTGGAGGCGAGGCCCACGAGCACGACCCGCCCGCCTGCCCGGGTGAAGCGCAGCGCGTCGTCGATACTCGGCCCCGTGCCCACGCACTCGAACGTGAGGTCGGCGCCGCCGACCGGCACCGGCTTGCCGATGATGGGCCGCAACAGCCGCGCGCCCAGCGCCTCCGCCAGGGCGGGGTAGAGGCGGGGGCCCCGGGCCGTCACGACCAGATCCGCGCCCAACCGGCGCGCCGCCTCGGCCTGGTGAGCATGGCGGGCCGCCACCACGACCCGCCCGGGCGATCCGGTGGCGCGCAGCGCCGCCACGACCGCCAACCCGACCGTCCCGGCTCCTATGACCAGCACCGTCTCGCCGGACCGCGCCGGAAAGCGCAGCACCGGATGCAAGGCCACCGCAAAGGGCTCGGCCATGAGGGCCGCCTCGTCGCTCAGCGAGTCGGGGACGGGGATCAGCTGGGAGTCGTGGGCCAAGAAGTACTCGCCCCAGCTCCCGCCCGTGTCGCGGCACGTACCCGTGAGCATGCCCGGGCTCAACGCCCCGTCCGTGAAGCGCTCGCACAACTGGTAGTCGCCGCGCCGGCAGGCAGGGCAGGGTGGCTCGATGCCCCGCACCTCACAGCCCAACACCGGGTCGACGACCACCCGCTGTCCCGGAGCGGCGCCTCGGACCTCCGGCCCGGCACGCTCCACGACCCCGACGTTCTCGTGGCCGAAGGTGAAGGGAAAGGAAGCGAACGGGGACGTGGAGGGGCTCGACTCCAGGAAGATGGTGTGCAGGTCGCTACCGCAGATCCCGCCCATGCGGGTGCGGATGAGAGCCCAGCGCGGGCCGGGCAGCTCCGGCACCGGCACGTCGACCAGGCGGGTGCTGCCGACGCCCCGGGTCGTGTAAGCGGAACGGGCCACGGCCCCGGCCAGCTTGCCCACCACGAACCGGGGGATGGTGGTGTGGAACTGGACCGCCTTCATGAGCCGCCCCATTTCGTCGCAGCCGGGCCGGTTCCTGCCGGGCAGCCGCGGGCGGTCAGTGGAGAGGGGGCGGAGCCATGCCGGCCACCCGTTCCCAGGCCTCCGCCTCCCGGAGCGCTCGGGCGGCGAGGTCGAAGCGGCCCTCCTTCTCCCAGGCGGCGGCGAGGCTTCGCCACATCCAGACCTGAGAGAGCAAGGAGGGGTGCGCGACGCGGGCCGGCTGCTGCTCTCTGGCAGGAGGGTGCCAGAGGCGCCACCACTCGGGTGGCGGCCCCGGGGGCCATCCGAGGGCCCCCGGCGGCCGGACGGGCCCGGTCTCCTCTCGTTGGCACTCGGGCGACACGACACGACTCCCCAAACATCGAGCCGTCGGCACAACTCTAGCGATAGCATGGCCCCCGCGCCAGGGGCACCCGGCCTTGACACGTCTCCCCGGGGGCAGTGGTCCGGATGTCCTGCGGGTGTATAGTGGAGCCAAAGTTATGCGGCGGGGCAGGTGCTGGCTACAGCATGAAGGCGCCCGACAAGACGGTGGTCTGCCGGACCGTGCGCGGCGAGTTGCGGCGCTTCCCGGCACAGACCTTGCGGTTTCGCCCGGCCGCCTACGGCATTGCGCTGCAGGACGGGCAGGTCCTGGTCGCCCGGTCTCACTTCAGCGGCTACTGGGAGTTGCCGGGAGGGGCCGTGGCGCCGTGGGAGACGCTGGAGGAAGGGCTGGCCAGGGAGTACCAGGAGGAGA is from Limnochorda sp. L945t and encodes:
- a CDS encoding zinc-dependent alcohol dehydrogenase; amino-acid sequence: MKAVQFHTTIPRFVVGKLAGAVARSAYTTRGVGSTRLVDVPVPELPGPRWALIRTRMGGICGSDLHTIFLESSPSTSPFASFPFTFGHENVGVVERAGPEVRGAAPGQRVVVDPVLGCEVRGIEPPCPACRRGDYQLCERFTDGALSPGMLTGTCRDTGGSWGEYFLAHDSQLIPVPDSLSDEAALMAEPFAVALHPVLRFPARSGETVLVIGAGTVGLAVVAALRATGSPGRVVVAARHAHQAEAARRLGADLVVTARGPRLYPALAEALGARLLRPIIGKPVPVGGADLTFECVGTGPSIDDALRFTRAGGRVVLVGLASTPRNVDWSPIWLKELQVQGTFCYGVERLPGGRRIRTMAYALELMEQGKADLGSLVTHRFPLESWREAIQAAARKGPSGAVKVALVP